In Thermococcus sp. MV5, the genomic window AAACTCCAAGATAACAATATTTCCATCTTTATCTTTGCCAAGAAGATCAACAATGCCATGTCTAATGGATTTTTCCTTAAAAAGAGGTTTAAAACCATCCTCAATCAAGCCAGGATTCTCAAAGACCAAGTCCGCCATCTCAGCCTCACTTCCAACAAGGGCCAGAGCCTCATAATCTTCAGCTTGGAAATATGAGAAAAGGTAAACATCAATAAGTTCAACTTCCAAGATTTCTTTGGGTTTTCTTCTAACACTTCTCAGAACCAACTTGTCCTCTCTTACATCCAAACTTACAGAACTTCCAGGAGGCTGCCAATTAACAGGTTCTCTCTTTTCTCTCTGGTGTATTAAAAAAGAACCATCTGGTTTTATTATTATAACCCTATCCCCCGGTCCAAGTTCACTCTTTGCCCTACCATCATAAAAGACTTTACAATGGGCAAAAATTGTTACAATGGCCTCTGTTGAAAGGGCCTTACTGAAAAGTTCAATGATATCCCCTTTATTGGGATTGAGCTTTGCTTCTACCTTCATGACTCATCAACAAAAATTAAAAGAAGGGTTTAAAAGTTAAATGGTTAATCCTCAATACCCCTCTCTGTTATCCTAAAGGCAGCTTCACCTTCAGGCAAATGCGGAGAATCTATTAGCCTAGCAACTCTCTTTCCAGCTTTTCCTTTTCTTAAGTATACTCTAATAGTGGCCGAGTGGGCCAAAATATGTCCGCCTATTGGCCTAGTTGGATCTCCAAAGAAAGCATCTGGCCTTGCTTGCACCTGGTTTGTAACAAATACTGCAATATCATAAAGATTGGCCAAGCGATGGAGATCTGCCAAATGTTTGGCAAGTTTTTGCTGCCTTTCAGCAAGAGTTCCCCTTCCCACGTATTCTGATCTGAAATGACCTGTCAAAGAGTCAACAACAAGAAGCTTAACGGGTTTATCGGAGGGTAATTTTTCTTTTATAATCTCCTCCGCCTTTTCCACAAGAAGCATTTGGTGGTTGGAATTGAATGCTCTAGCAACATAAATATTCTTTAGAACTTCGTCTGGATCCATCCCTCTATTCTCAGCAATCTGCCTTATTCTTTCAGGCCTAAATGTGTTCTCCGTATCAATCCAAACAACACTTCCGTTTAAACCACCTTCTTCAACAGGTTTTTGCACAATTACAGCGAGTGTATGAGCCAGTTGGGTATTGTGGAGTACTAACCCATTAGGAGCTATGAAATTGTGTGTCTCTGGAACAACAAGGTCGTATACATAGTCGTTGTAGTCAATAACGTCCACACTTTCGACATTGTAGAAGGACAAACCTCTAGCAAGAGTTATGAGATTAATTGCATGGTTTGCGATTTCCTTTAAATATCTAATCTCAGACTTCAGGGCCAAAACAACTTGCCTCCTTAAATGAGGGTCTTTTGGGATTCCCCTATAACGATAGTTTTTAATTTGACTATCTGTAAACCCATATTTACGGAGTACTGTCCATGAGAATGGCAGTTTTGGTTTTCTAACGGTCTCAATCTCTTTTTCCACATATTCAAGTTTTACCAAGGCCTCTCTAAAGTATTCTTCAATCCTATTTAGGGTCTTCTCAGTGAACCAAACCTCTTTTGAACGAGTTAGTATATGATAAGCAGTTTCTCCATCTTTTTTTGGCAATCTAAATTTTAAATAGAGTTTCCCTAAGTATTTGGCCAAGTTTGAAGGATATTGTCCAACGCCACCAACGTTAAGCCTTTTATTTTTGATCCTGGCCTTCTCGAGAACTTTTTCAAACAATTTCCTATCTTCACCAGTTACATAAATCCGATAATAAGTTTCTCCCTTTACCACTTTTTGTGAAATTGTGGGGGTTATTCCAAGTCTCTTCAGTATGAATACTAACCCGTTGGCCAATTTTTTGCTTTTTGTTGAAAGTTCAACAATATTATTTACAACGTATCCATCTCCATCAACATAACCTGCTAAAAATGCGGCCATTGCTTTTTCATCACTGTTTAAAATACTTTCTGGAACTTCTTTTGTGCCAGAGTTTTTGCCACTTAATTCTCCAAGAATTCTCCTTGCTGTACTCTCTCTAATAAGAATTCTATAAAGTCCTCCCCTAAGCTCCACAGTTGGGTTGTATTTATCCCTAGATCTGATGTACTCCACAAGGAAATCTTTTAATTCTTCTGATTCAGTTGTGATTGAAAGGGGATTGGGGGCATCTTCTGCTATAAAGAGACCTAGAAAGTACGCATCCATCTCATCAAACTCGGATGATGCTCCGGGAAGTTTACGAACTCCGATGACAATATCATTAGGTTTAATATCCCCGGCTTTTACCCATTTAAAACCATCCCTGAAAACGAGAACTGGGTGTGGAAGAGTTACTCTCAACACATTTCCATTGGAGAGTCGTAATTGGACAAGATTTTGAACTTTTTCTTTATATATGTAAGTAGCCTTTGTCTTCATAACTTTCCCTTTCTCAAGATCAAACGTATAAACATTCACTGTATCTACAGGGACTGCATAACCAGAATCGAATGGGATTTCTCCAGCCTTACTTGCATATTTATTATACATTTCTTCTATACTTTCCAAATGGAGAACAGTGTCGTTTTCGTAATACACTAACGTATCTTTTGCAAAACATTTGCCACTTCCAAATTCACCAAATACCTCGGAAACGGCCTGTGTTTCAATCCCTCCACCCAAAAGCTTATCTAAAGACTTGCTTCCGGTTGTTATCTTTCCAACAATTGCCCTTTTTTGGAAATATTCATCAGCACGCATGAATGTTCCAATGTTGGCCGCATCCCTTGCAGCCTGAATTATTTTTAAAGCTGCACCTTCACTAATACCTGCAAGTTCCTTCAGTTCCAGTGGTGAAGCTACTGCTATTGCCTCCAAACTATCATAGCCCGCTTCTCTAAGCTTTTCAGCAGTGGCAGGCCCAACTCCAGGAAGATCTTCAAGAGTTTTTATTTGTTTCTTATTAGATTTTTGAGAAGGTTTCTCAATAGACAATTCTTCAAGTCCATCAAGTTCTTCAAACTCTTCGAGTTCCTTAATTTCATTCTCAACCTTTTTCTTTCTCGCCATGCGTATCACCCATAAGCGTAATCCTAAATAGTAGTGAATTTAAAGTGCTTATATATTTTTCTCATTCCCCAGAAAAAGTCCAAAGGGCCCGAAATTACAAAACTAAATATTAGTAAAAGAATAATTGAGAAATCAAAGCATCAAAAGCCCGATCTTTAGTGGAAATGAGAACTACTTTGTAGACCGAATAACTAATAACTTAGCCCCTTGAGGTATCTTTTCATCCAACGATGGTATAAGGTGAATTTTATCCGTTGCATATCCCAAAAGGAAAAATCCCTTTGAATAAAGAGCTTCAAAAGCTTCTTTAAATGTCTTCCCCTCCACCTCTTGCACTTTCATGGAAGTAATATCATAATTCCCAAGAGCTGTTGTTATATCATCTATAACATCCACAACTTCTGGTTCAAATATTGAACTAGCCAGTAATCTTCCAGTTAGAGTTCTGCTTGTTATCACCCTATCTGCTCCAGCCTGCTTTAGCAAATGAACACTTTCATGCTTGAGGACCTCAACAAAGACTTT contains:
- the radA gene encoding DNA repair and recombination protein RadA, with translation MARKKKVENEIKELEEFEELDGLEELSIEKPSQKSNKKQIKTLEDLPGVGPATAEKLREAGYDSLEAIAVASPLELKELAGISEGAALKIIQAARDAANIGTFMRADEYFQKRAIVGKITTGSKSLDKLLGGGIETQAVSEVFGEFGSGKCFAKDTLVYYENDTVLHLESIEEMYNKYASKAGEIPFDSGYAVPVDTVNVYTFDLEKGKVMKTKATYIYKEKVQNLVQLRLSNGNVLRVTLPHPVLVFRDGFKWVKAGDIKPNDIVIGVRKLPGASSEFDEMDAYFLGLFIAEDAPNPLSITTESEELKDFLVEYIRSRDKYNPTVELRGGLYRILIRESTARRILGELSGKNSGTKEVPESILNSDEKAMAAFLAGYVDGDGYVVNNIVELSTKSKKLANGLVFILKRLGITPTISQKVVKGETYYRIYVTGEDRKLFEKVLEKARIKNKRLNVGGVGQYPSNLAKYLGKLYLKFRLPKKDGETAYHILTRSKEVWFTEKTLNRIEEYFREALVKLEYVEKEIETVRKPKLPFSWTVLRKYGFTDSQIKNYRYRGIPKDPHLRRQVVLALKSEIRYLKEIANHAINLITLARGLSFYNVESVDVIDYNDYVYDLVVPETHNFIAPNGLVLHNTQLAHTLAVIVQKPVEEGGLNGSVVWIDTENTFRPERIRQIAENRGMDPDEVLKNIYVARAFNSNHQMLLVEKAEEIIKEKLPSDKPVKLLVVDSLTGHFRSEYVGRGTLAERQQKLAKHLADLHRLANLYDIAVFVTNQVQARPDAFFGDPTRPIGGHILAHSATIRVYLRKGKAGKRVARLIDSPHLPEGEAAFRITERGIED
- the nucS gene encoding endonuclease NucS, which translates into the protein MKVEAKLNPNKGDIIELFSKALSTEAIVTIFAHCKVFYDGRAKSELGPGDRVIIIKPDGSFLIHQREKREPVNWQPPGSSVSLDVREDKLVLRSVRRKPKEILEVELIDVYLFSYFQAEDYEALALVGSEAEMADLVFENPGLIEDGFKPLFKEKSIRHGIVDLLGKDKDGNIVILEFKRRRADLHAVSQLKRYVETMREEYEKVRGILVAPSLTSGARRLLEKEGLEFKKLNPPKQEKSRKGRQKTLFD